The proteins below come from a single Aegilops tauschii subsp. strangulata cultivar AL8/78 chromosome 6, Aet v6.0, whole genome shotgun sequence genomic window:
- the LOC109748451 gene encoding pentatricopeptide repeat-containing protein At5g39350 has protein sequence MILLPSPLVRRCLALLHSKNAIPLAPTTTAQLHALLLTSGHLHHSSIHPLFMLHCASGRPPDAHNLLAQMPHPPPVSLTNSLLRSYTGLGHHREAVALYSRMRGFDHLTFPLAAKACAGLHLSRHGRAVHCRSLAAGFGGDAYVQNALISMYMSCGDVAEAEAVFGAMQNRSVVSWNAVIAGCVKNGCAERALEVFGEMVGDGAGVDRATVVSVLPACARAKNLSIGRAVHRLVEERGLGDYAAVKNALIDMYGKCGRLEDARRVFDGHKYDKNVVSWTVMIGAYVLNDRVDEAFNLGFDMLMTGGAPWPNGVTMAYLLSACSSLPSWRRAKCMHAMCIRLGLESDIVVETALIDTYAKCHKMKMMELTLENGSRRTETWNAAISGYSRSEREKKAVELFKRMIGESVRPDSATLASILPAYAESADLGQAKNIHCYLLALGFLRSTSIRTGLVDVYAKAGDLDMAWTLFDGLPEKDVVAWTTILAGYGMHGHARTAILLYDRMVELGVKPNTVTFASLLYACSHAGWIDEGLKLFEDMRSIHGVVPNIEHYLSLVDMVGRAGRIKEAYRLIKDMPFEPSTSVWGVLLGACVLHKNVEFGEIAAKHLFELEPDNTGNHVLLGNIYAAADRWNDVQDVWKMMGRKGLIKEPGSSLVEAWSEQCRTAML, from the coding sequence ATGATACTCCTACCCAGCCCGCTCGTGCGGCGATGCCTCGCCCTCCTCCACTCCAAGAACGCGATCCCCCTCGCTCCCACCACCACCGCCCAGCTCCATGCTCTCCTCCTAACGTCCGGCCACCTCCACCACAGCAGCATCCATCCCCTCTTCATGCTGCACTGCGCCAGCGGCCGCCCCCCCGACGCCCACAACCTGCTCGCGCAAATGCCCCACCCACCTCCGGTCTCCTTAACGAACTCGCTCCTCCGCTCCTATACCGGCCTTGGCCACCACAGGGAGGCCGTCGCACTTTACTCGCGGATGCGCGGCTTCGACCACCTCACCTTCCCCTTGGCCGCCAAGGCCTGTGCCGGCCTCCACCTCAGCCGCCACGGGCGTGCTGTGCACTGTCGCTCGCTCGCCGCCGGCTTCGGCGGAGACGCGTACGTGCAGAATGCGTTGATATCCATGTACATGAGCTGCGGCGATGTTGCCGAGGCGGAGGCGGTGTTTGGTGCGATGCAGAACCGTTCGGTCGTGTCCTGGAATGCGGTGATTGCTGGGTGCGTCAAGAACGGCTGTGCAGAAAGGGCGTTGGAGGTGTTTGGCGAGATGGTTGGTGATGGTGCTGGGGTTGACCGTGCCACAGTTGTGTCTGTACTGCCAGCTTGTGCGCGAGCCAAGAATTTGAGCATTGGAAGAGCTGTGCACCGGTTGGTTGAGGAAAGAGGCTTGGGGGACTATGCAGCGGTGAAGAACGCGCTGATTGATATGTATGGGAAGTGCGGGAGATTGGAGGATGCTCGCAGGGTCTTCGATGGACATAAATATGACAAGAATGTTGTTTCTTGGACAGTGATGATTGGTGCGTACGTGCTGAATGACCGTGTGGACGAGGCCTTTAATCTTGGTTTTGATATGCTCATGACTGGTGGTGCACCATGGCCGAATGGAGTGACCATGGCGTATCTACTCTCAGCTTGTTCCAGCTTGCCGTCATGGAGGCGTGCCAAGTGCATGCACGCAATGTGCATTAGACTTGGGCTTGAATCAGACATCGTTGTTGAGACTGCACTTATTGACACTTACGCGAAGTGCCATAAGATGAAGATGATGGAGTTGACACTTGAAAATGGCTCACGGCGGACAGAAACATGGAATGCAGCTATCTCTGGTTATAGTCGCAGTGAACGGGAGAAGAAAGCTGTAGAATTATTTAAGCGGATGATTGGAGAATCGGTGCGCCCAGACTCTGCAACACTTGCAAGCATCCTCCCGGCCTATGCAGAATCTGCGGACCTGGGACAAGCAAAGAACATCCACTGTTACTTGCTGGCTCTTGGGTTTCTTCGGAGCACATCGATCAGAACTGGTTTAGTCGATGTGTATGCCAAGGCAGGTGACCTGGACATGGCATGGACACTCTTCGACGGGCTACCTGAAAAGGATGTTGTTGCCTGGACCACCATCCTCGCTGGGTACGGTATGCACGGGCATGCCCGAACTGCCATCCTGCTATATGACCGGATGGTGGAGCTGGGGGTGAAGCCGAACACCGTGACCTTTGCCTCCCTGCTGTACGCTTGCAGCCATGCAGGCTGGATAGACGAAGGCCTAAAGCTATTTGAGGACATGCGTAGCATTCACGGCGTGGTGCCAAATATCGAGCACTACCTGTCCCTGGTCGACATGGTTGGGCGTGCTGGGAGGATCAAGGAGGCCTACCGCCTCATCAAAGATATGCCATTCGAGCCGAGTACCTCGGTGTGGGGTGTTCTGCTGGGTGCTTGTGTTCTACACAAAAATGTTGAGTTTGGGGAGATTGCGGCGAAGCATTTATTTGAGCTTGAGCCGGACAACACCGGGAATCATGTGCTCCTTGGGAACATATATGCTGCAGCTGACAGATGGAACGATGTTCAGGATGTCTGGAAAATGATGGGAAGAAAGGGCCTCATCAAAGAACCGGGATCTAGTTTGGTCGAGGCATGGTCTGAACAATGCAGAACAGCGATGTTATAG
- the LOC109748452 gene encoding actin-depolymerizing factor 1 isoform X1, with the protein MGIPCCKSNSASGMAVCDECKLKFQELKAKRSFRFIVFKINEKVQQVVVDRVGEKTESYDDFTACLPADECRYAVFDFDFVTDENCQKSKIFFISWAPDTSRVRSKMLYASSKDRFKRELDGIQVELQATDPSEMSMDIIKGRAL; encoded by the exons ATGGGAATTCCTTGTTGCAAGTCGAATTCCGCGTCAGGAATGGCCGTTTGCGACGAATGCAAACTCAAGTTCCAGGAACTCAAGGCGAAGAGGAGCTTCCGCTTCATCGTGTTCAAGATCAATGAGAAGGTGCAGCAGGTGGTGGTGGACAGGGTCGGGGAAAAAACCGAGAGCTACGATGATTTCACAGCCTGCTTGCCAGCTGACGAGTGCCGCTATGCAGTGTTTGATTTTGACTTCGTCACTGATGAGAACTGCCAGAAGAGCAAGATCTTCTTCATCTCTTG GGCTCCTGACACATCAAGGGTGAGGAGCAAGATGCTGTACGCGAGCTCCAAGGACCGCTTCAAGAGGGAGCTGGATGGCATCCAGGTGGAGCTACAGGCGACCGACCCGAGCGAGATGAGCATGGACATCATAAAGGGGCGAGCCCTCTGA
- the LOC109748452 gene encoding actin-depolymerizing factor 1 isoform X2, whose protein sequence is MSNSASGMAVCDECKLKFQELKAKRSFRFIVFKINEKVQQVVVDRVGEKTESYDDFTACLPADECRYAVFDFDFVTDENCQKSKIFFISWAPDTSRVRSKMLYASSKDRFKRELDGIQVELQATDPSEMSMDIIKGRAL, encoded by the exons ATG TCGAATTCCGCGTCAGGAATGGCCGTTTGCGACGAATGCAAACTCAAGTTCCAGGAACTCAAGGCGAAGAGGAGCTTCCGCTTCATCGTGTTCAAGATCAATGAGAAGGTGCAGCAGGTGGTGGTGGACAGGGTCGGGGAAAAAACCGAGAGCTACGATGATTTCACAGCCTGCTTGCCAGCTGACGAGTGCCGCTATGCAGTGTTTGATTTTGACTTCGTCACTGATGAGAACTGCCAGAAGAGCAAGATCTTCTTCATCTCTTG GGCTCCTGACACATCAAGGGTGAGGAGCAAGATGCTGTACGCGAGCTCCAAGGACCGCTTCAAGAGGGAGCTGGATGGCATCCAGGTGGAGCTACAGGCGACCGACCCGAGCGAGATGAGCATGGACATCATAAAGGGGCGAGCCCTCTGA